One Natrinema longum genomic window carries:
- a CDS encoding aspartate aminotransferase family protein: MSDLDFVSGSKPIGLEKGEGPYLYTADGTEYLDAGASYACTPLGHCHPAVVDAVQEQVGELTFVDSSYPVQAREDAYAALVAAAPDGLEGAWFCNSGTEANEAALKFARSATGESKIVAATRSFHGRTMGSLAATWKDKYKEPYEPLAGDMEFVPYGDDEELAAAVDDETAAVILEPIQGEGGINVPPVGYLETAREVTDEAGAALVLDEVQTGMGRTGEMWACQNAGVTPDVLTTAKGLGNGLPVGALAVQDWIADGAASHNATFSGGPVVAAAVHATVSTLVEEDWPTHAAEIGDYLVTELEAALGEAVREVRGEGLLVGIELKRGANRVARDLAMNHQILALPAGRTVLRLLPPLVIGEDEADQLVDALTAVIAPAADSES; the protein is encoded by the coding sequence ATGAGCGACCTGGATTTCGTCTCCGGTAGCAAGCCGATCGGTCTCGAGAAAGGCGAGGGCCCGTACCTCTACACCGCCGACGGCACGGAGTACTTGGATGCCGGTGCGAGCTACGCCTGCACGCCGCTGGGCCACTGTCACCCCGCGGTCGTCGACGCGGTTCAAGAGCAGGTCGGCGAGCTGACCTTCGTCGACTCCTCGTATCCCGTTCAGGCGCGCGAGGACGCCTACGCCGCGCTCGTCGCGGCCGCGCCCGACGGACTCGAGGGGGCCTGGTTCTGTAACTCCGGGACCGAGGCCAACGAGGCCGCACTGAAGTTCGCCCGGTCGGCGACCGGCGAGTCGAAGATCGTCGCCGCGACCCGATCGTTCCACGGGCGGACGATGGGATCGCTCGCCGCGACCTGGAAGGACAAGTACAAAGAGCCCTACGAGCCCCTGGCCGGCGACATGGAGTTCGTCCCCTACGGCGACGACGAGGAACTCGCGGCTGCCGTCGACGACGAGACGGCCGCGGTCATCCTCGAGCCGATTCAGGGTGAAGGCGGGATCAACGTCCCGCCCGTGGGGTATCTGGAGACCGCCCGCGAGGTCACCGACGAGGCCGGCGCGGCGCTCGTCCTGGACGAGGTCCAGACCGGCATGGGCCGCACCGGCGAGATGTGGGCCTGTCAGAACGCGGGCGTCACGCCCGACGTACTCACGACGGCGAAGGGGCTGGGCAACGGCCTGCCCGTCGGCGCGCTCGCGGTGCAAGACTGGATCGCCGACGGCGCGGCCTCGCACAACGCCACGTTCAGCGGCGGCCCCGTCGTCGCCGCTGCGGTCCACGCGACCGTCTCGACGCTGGTCGAAGAGGACTGGCCCACCCACGCCGCCGAGATCGGCGACTATCTCGTCACCGAACTCGAGGCGGCGCTGGGCGAGGCGGTCCGTGAGGTCCGCGGCGAGGGCCTCCTCGTCGGCATCGAGTTGAAACGCGGCGCGAACCGCGTCGCCCGCGATCTGGCGATGAACCACCAGATCCTGGCGCTTCCCGCCGGCCGGACCGTACTGCGCCTGCTGCCCCCGCTCGTGATCGGTGAGGACGAAGCGGACCAGCTCGTGGACGCACTGACGGCGGTCATCGCACCTGCAGCCGACTCCGAATCATGA